A portion of the Panthera tigris isolate Pti1 chromosome E1, P.tigris_Pti1_mat1.1, whole genome shotgun sequence genome contains these proteins:
- the SLC25A19 gene encoding mitochondrial thiamine pyrophosphate carrier isoform X1, whose amino-acid sequence MVGYDPQADGRNISSSEVAVAGSVSGLVTRVMISPLDVIKIRFQLQIERLSRSDPGAKYHGILQAARQILLEEGPTAFWKGHIPAQLLSIGYGAVQFLSFELLTELVHRASKYDARDFSVHFVCGGLSASTATLAVHPVDVLRTRFAAQGEPKVYKTLRDAVVTMYRTEGPLVFYKGLNPTLIAIFPYAGFQFSFYNALKHVHEWVMPAEGRKNENLKNLLCGGGAGVISKALTYPLDLFKKRLQVGGFEQARASFGQVRSYKGLLDCARQVLREEGPRGFFKGLSPSLLKAALSTGFVFFWYELFCNLFHHMKKADS is encoded by the exons ATGGTTGGCTATGACCCCCAAGCTGATGGCAGGAATATCTCCAGTTCCGAGGTGGCGGTGGCTGGGTCTGTGTCTGGACTTGTCACGCGGGTGATGATCAGCCCCTTGGATGTCATCAAGATCCGTTTCCAG CTTCAGATTGAGCGCCTGTCTCGCAGTGATCCCGGTGCAAAATACCACGGGATCCTCCAGGCTGCGAGACAGATTTTGCTGGAGGAAGGCCCGACAGCATTCTGGAAAGGACACATCCCAGCCCAGCTTCTCTCTATAGGCTATGGAGCTGTCCAA TTTCTGTCGTTTGAACTGCTGACCGAGCTGGTGCACAGAGCCAGCAAGTACGATGCCCGCGACTTCTCAGTGCACTTTGTGTGCGGAGGCCTGTCTGCCAGCACGGCCACCCTCGCCGTGCACCCTGTGGACGTCCTGCGCACCCGCTTTGCAGCTCAGGGTGAGCCCAAG GTGTATAAAACCCTTCGAGACGCCGTGGTGACCATGTACAGGACCGAAGGCCCCTTGGTCTTCTACAAAGGCTTGAACCCCACCTTGATCGCCATCTTCCCCTACGCCGGCTTCCAGTTCTCCTTTTATAACGCCCTGAAGCACGTTCATGAGTGGGTCATGCCTGCTGAGGGAAGGAAAAACG AGAACCTCAAAAACCTGCTCTGTGGCGGTGGAGCCGGAGTCATCAGCAAGGCCCTCACGTACCCCCTGGACCTCTTCAAGAAACGGCTGCAGGTCGGAGGGTTTGAGCAGGCCCGAGCCTCCTTTGGCCAG GTTCGCAGCTACAAGGGCCTCCTGGATTGTGCCCGGCAGGTGCTTCGAGAGGAAGGCCCAAGGGGCTTCTTCAAGGGCCTGTCCCCCAGCCTGCTGAAGGCTGCTCTCTCCACCGGCTTCGTGTTCTTCTGGTATGAGCTCTTCTGTAACCTCTTCCACCACATGAAGAAGGCGGACAGCTAG
- the SLC25A19 gene encoding mitochondrial thiamine pyrophosphate carrier isoform X2 yields the protein MVGYDPQADGRNISSSEVAVAGSVSGLVTRVMISPLDVIKIRFQFLSFELLTELVHRASKYDARDFSVHFVCGGLSASTATLAVHPVDVLRTRFAAQGEPKVYKTLRDAVVTMYRTEGPLVFYKGLNPTLIAIFPYAGFQFSFYNALKHVHEWVMPAEGRKNENLKNLLCGGGAGVISKALTYPLDLFKKRLQVGGFEQARASFGQVRSYKGLLDCARQVLREEGPRGFFKGLSPSLLKAALSTGFVFFWYELFCNLFHHMKKADS from the exons ATGGTTGGCTATGACCCCCAAGCTGATGGCAGGAATATCTCCAGTTCCGAGGTGGCGGTGGCTGGGTCTGTGTCTGGACTTGTCACGCGGGTGATGATCAGCCCCTTGGATGTCATCAAGATCCGTTTCCAG TTTCTGTCGTTTGAACTGCTGACCGAGCTGGTGCACAGAGCCAGCAAGTACGATGCCCGCGACTTCTCAGTGCACTTTGTGTGCGGAGGCCTGTCTGCCAGCACGGCCACCCTCGCCGTGCACCCTGTGGACGTCCTGCGCACCCGCTTTGCAGCTCAGGGTGAGCCCAAG GTGTATAAAACCCTTCGAGACGCCGTGGTGACCATGTACAGGACCGAAGGCCCCTTGGTCTTCTACAAAGGCTTGAACCCCACCTTGATCGCCATCTTCCCCTACGCCGGCTTCCAGTTCTCCTTTTATAACGCCCTGAAGCACGTTCATGAGTGGGTCATGCCTGCTGAGGGAAGGAAAAACG AGAACCTCAAAAACCTGCTCTGTGGCGGTGGAGCCGGAGTCATCAGCAAGGCCCTCACGTACCCCCTGGACCTCTTCAAGAAACGGCTGCAGGTCGGAGGGTTTGAGCAGGCCCGAGCCTCCTTTGGCCAG GTTCGCAGCTACAAGGGCCTCCTGGATTGTGCCCGGCAGGTGCTTCGAGAGGAAGGCCCAAGGGGCTTCTTCAAGGGCCTGTCCCCCAGCCTGCTGAAGGCTGCTCTCTCCACCGGCTTCGTGTTCTTCTGGTATGAGCTCTTCTGTAACCTCTTCCACCACATGAAGAAGGCGGACAGCTAG